In one window of Eriocheir sinensis breed Jianghai 21 unplaced genomic scaffold, ASM2467909v1 Scaffold548, whole genome shotgun sequence DNA:
- the LOC126993056 gene encoding uncharacterized protein LOC126993056 isoform X1 has translation MCPRCFSDVSCDLVTNLGETHTSPAQQSPFSDDSSGYHWDDYDMHGPHTLVGCGSEGATAAPPDLLMLSQGTSLFHGVDPMEGTPLLLCSAATPLLSVDARGGPDGRDTPDGDEDNDDPCSFEEILLANNISVDSCQDLTLDHSSKYNIVSDLEDDCPESALKISNMPSVVDDANRLGSPRSRRPFHCRDYSCVSDLSFLSALEEEGVDDSMSELQESDYELLDRVSEPLTPTLVQTSLSEVFL, from the exons ATGTGTCCTCGTTGTTTTTCAGATGTGAGCTGTGACCTGGTGACCAACCTCGGCGAGACCCACACCTCCCCGGCCCAGCAGTCTCCATTTTCAGACGATTCTTCAG GCTACCACTGGGATGACTATGACATGCACGGCCCACACACGCTGGTGGGCTGCGGCAGCGAGGGGGCCACAGCCGCCCCACCAGACTTGCTGATGCTGAGCCAGGGCACCTCCCTCTTCCACGGAGTCGACCCCATGGAGGGAACGCCATTGCTGCTAT GCTCTGCTGCCACACCCCTGCTGAGTGTGGACGCCCGGGGCGGTCCAGACGGCCGGGACACACCAGACGGTGACGAGGACAATGATGATCCCTGCAGCTTTGAGGAAATACTCCTGGCAAATAATATATCTGTTGACTCATGCCAAGACCTGACTCTTGATCATTCGTCTAAATACAACATTGTCTCGGACCTTGAAGATGACTGTCCAGAGTCAGCCCTGAAGATATCCAACATGCCTTCTGTCGTCGATGACGCCAACAGGCTCGGCAGCCCCAGGAGCCGCCGCCCCTTCCACTGCAGAGACTACAGCTGCGTGTCggacctgtccttcctctccgcccTGGAGGAGGAAGGCGTTGACGACTCAATGTCTGAACTCCAGGAATCTGACTATGAGCTGCTGGATAGAGTCAGTGagcccctcacacccacactggTGCAGACTTCCCTCTCAGAAGTGTTTCTATAG
- the LOC126993056 gene encoding uncharacterized protein LOC126993056 isoform X2 — MHGPHTLVGCGSEGATAAPPDLLMLSQGTSLFHGVDPMEGTPLLLCSAATPLLSVDARGGPDGRDTPDGDEDNDDPCSFEEILLANNISVDSCQDLTLDHSSKYNIVSDLEDDCPESALKISNMPSVVDDANRLGSPRSRRPFHCRDYSCVSDLSFLSALEEEGVDDSMSELQESDYELLDRVSEPLTPTLVQTSLSEVFL, encoded by the exons ATGCACGGCCCACACACGCTGGTGGGCTGCGGCAGCGAGGGGGCCACAGCCGCCCCACCAGACTTGCTGATGCTGAGCCAGGGCACCTCCCTCTTCCACGGAGTCGACCCCATGGAGGGAACGCCATTGCTGCTAT GCTCTGCTGCCACACCCCTGCTGAGTGTGGACGCCCGGGGCGGTCCAGACGGCCGGGACACACCAGACGGTGACGAGGACAATGATGATCCCTGCAGCTTTGAGGAAATACTCCTGGCAAATAATATATCTGTTGACTCATGCCAAGACCTGACTCTTGATCATTCGTCTAAATACAACATTGTCTCGGACCTTGAAGATGACTGTCCAGAGTCAGCCCTGAAGATATCCAACATGCCTTCTGTCGTCGATGACGCCAACAGGCTCGGCAGCCCCAGGAGCCGCCGCCCCTTCCACTGCAGAGACTACAGCTGCGTGTCggacctgtccttcctctccgcccTGGAGGAGGAAGGCGTTGACGACTCAATGTCTGAACTCCAGGAATCTGACTATGAGCTGCTGGATAGAGTCAGTGagcccctcacacccacactggTGCAGACTTCCCTCTCAGAAGTGTTTCTATAG